The Lentimicrobiaceae bacterium nucleotide sequence TTGGAACCGGCATTTGCAGCAGACAACTGCCTCCCATGTCATAGAGCATTAGCATAGCTCCCTGCCGCCACTGGTAAAGCACATGGCTGGTACTTATGCTGCCATGCTTGCTGTTGCTTACGATGTATTGCGGAAGCTCTATGGTAAAACTAATAATAGCCGGATTAGGATACACCTTCAGTT carries:
- a CDS encoding T9SS type A sorting domain-containing protein, with amino-acid sequence LKVYPNPAIISFTIELPQYIVSNSKHGSISTSHVLYQWRQGAMLMLYDMGGSCLLQMPVPKEGNLIEINASVYPPGMYLVRLVRNGETIGKCKVVKQL